In Corylus avellana chromosome ca2, CavTom2PMs-1.0, the following proteins share a genomic window:
- the LOC132171056 gene encoding RNA-binding KH domain-containing protein RCF3-like isoform X3, giving the protein MEDSSNCSSLSDQRHDAVSSTQQQRKDSHKRDHPKRPATKLSPGQAAFRFLIHVSSTRRLLGNNGAGVSRIRRETGSRIHCEAAAPGSDHRIVLIVGSGLRAERKLSNAQEAMLRVFERVWESAVAENEIEVWWKMVAHRSQIGPVVGKGGKNIKRVRSESGAQVRIFPAPDWTVNDYEFIQITGVASAVKKALIDVSNCLQDCPPLDKCLTWLTRTLEGSSEGSSHVASPDPHAELSPPFSSPGNSGISALNGNRSIRADNGGDSSQDKKGRQQEEVVFRMLCTNHAASWVIGKKGAIVRALENESGASIMFAASLTESRERVATVSAREDLESACSPAQNAVVLLFARIIGGVAERGGLSEGRRVMAKLLVASDLVGCLGSNDDEILSEMREVTGADIWALEREQTLNCASVNDVVVQITGEYKSVQHALFQVTGCLRDGQVRAKKPHVRVTEDPLRNDLVPHNIGGLSSALRLQQITDGPLASKKEQDVSTYLQDCLSVGKAPTPFTRPLGSSSYGASPDPHAELFSHLSSPLLPLPGNSGNSSSNANTLSSLIHANGVVSGQDKKGTRQEVVFRMLCSGHAAGSVIGKKGTIVRALQNEAGASISFSSPLTESHERVVTISAWEVRHAINLESAYSPAQNAVVLVFRRIIEGVIGRGHLSGLSEGRPVTAKLLVSSDLVGCLSGNDGKELSGMREVTGADILILEEDQILDCASVNDVVVQISGEYKSVQEALFLVTGSLRDKFLPSEVFKEARAKSHCVRVNEDPLRNNPVPHNIGSSPPRFQTGRRGQTTAISDHERGLTTFGGDYELGSGNKLATVTNTTVEIRISEHVFGSVYGEDGTNLESIIQISGAKVTVHDPRPGEREGRVVISGTPDKTLAAQSLLQAFIQSAGKAPYH; this is encoded by the exons ATGGAAGATTCGAGTAATTGTTCATCGCTTTCAGACCAACGGCACGACGCCGTTTCATCAACGCAACAACAACGCAAGGATTCGCACAAGCGGGACCATCCAAAACGGCCAGCGACCAAGCTCTCACCGGGCCAGGCGGCCTTCCGATTCCTCATACACGTGTCGTCCACACGCCGCCTCCTCGGCAACAACGGCGCCGGCGTGTCGCGCATCCGGCGAGAGACCGGCTCCAGAATTCACTGCGAGGCGGCGGCGCCCGGATCCGATCACCGGATCGTCCTCATCGTCGGATCCGGGTTGAGAGCCGAGCGCAAGCTGTCAAACGCTCAGGAGGCGATGCTTAGGGTTTTCGAGAGGGTTTGGGAATCGGCGGTGGCGGAGAATGAGATTGAGGTGTGGTGGAAAATGGTGGCGCACAGGTCTCAGATTGGTCCGGTGGTGGGGAAAGGAGGTAAGAACATCAAAAGAGTGAGAAGCGAGAGCGGCGCTCAGGTCAGGATCTTTCCGGCGCCGGATTGGACGGTCAATGACTACGAGTTCATTCAG ATTACTGGTGTTGCTTCGGCTGTAAAAAAAGCACTGATTGATGTTTCTAACTGTCTCCAAGACTGTCCACCGTTAGACAAATGCTTAACCTGGTTGACCAGAACTCTTGAAGGCTCTTCCGAGGGCTCTTCCCACGTAGCCTCCCCTGATCCACATGCAGAGCTTTCCCCACCTTTTAGTTCGCCTGGAAACTCAGGAATTAGCGCTTTGAATGGCAATAGGTCGATTCGAGCTGACAATGGAGGAGATTCCAGCCAAGACAAAAAGGGTAGACAACAAGAAGAAGTTGTGTTCAGAATGCTGTGTACTAATCATGCAGCTAGTTGGGTGATTGGCAAAAAAGGGGCCATAGTCAGAGCTCTGGAGAATGAATCTGGTGCTTCTATAATGTTTGCAGCTTCTTTAACCGAGTCCAGGGAGCGTGTGGCCACTGTCTCTGCGCGGGAG GACCTTGAATCAGCCTGCTCTCCTGCACAAAACGCGGTAGTTCTTCTATTTGCAAGAATTATTGGGGGTGTTGCTGAGAGGGGAGGCTTGAGTGAGGGTAGGCGTGTAATGGCTAAGCTTCTAGTTGCATCGGACTTGGTTGGTTGTTTGGGTAGCAATGACGATGAGATACTTTCAGAAATGAGAGAAGTCACTGGTGCTGACATATGGGCATTGGAAAGGGAGCAGACTCTGAATTGTGCTTCAGTTAATGATGTAGTAGTACAG ATTACAGGAGAGTATAAAAGTGTACAGCATGCTCTGTTTCAAGTCACGGGTTGTCTGAGGGATGGTCAAGTGAGAGCAAAGAAGCCTCACGTAAGAGTGACTGAGGATCCTCTGAGAAATGATCTTGTTCCCCACAACATAGGTGGTCTCTCTTCAGCACTGAGGTTGCAGCAG ATTACCGATGGCCCTTTGGCTTCCAAGAAAGAACAGGATGTTTCTACTTATCTCCAAGATTGTCTATCAGTAGGCAAAGCCCCAACCCCTTTTACCAGACCTCTTGGAAGCTCTTCCTATGGAGCCTCTCCTGATCCACATGCAGAGCTTTTCTCACATCTTAGTTCGCCATTACTACCTTTGCCTGGAAATTCGGGAAATAGTTCTTCAAATGCCAATACGTTGTCATCACTGATACATGCTAATGGAGTAGTTTCGGGCCAAGACAAAAAGGGTACACGACAAGAAGTTGTGTTCAGAATGCTGTGTTCTGGTCATGCGGCTGGGTCTGTGATTGGCAAAAAAGGGACCATTGTCAGAGCGCTGCAGAATGAAGCTGGTGCTTCTATATCATTTTCATCTCCATTAACTGAGTCCCATGAACGGGTCGTCACCATCTCTGCATGGGAGGTTCGTCATGCTATT AACCTTGAATCAGCGTACTCTCCTGCACAAAATGCTGTAGTTCTTGTCTTCCGTAGAATTATCGAGGGTGTCATTGGAAGGGGACATCTATCAGGCTTGAGTGAGGGTAGACCTGTAACAGCCAAGCTTCTAGTTTCATCAGACTTGGTTGGTTGTTTGAGTGGCAATGACGGTAAGGAACTTTCAGGAATGAGAGAAGTCACTGGTGCTGACATACTGATATTGGAAGAAGACCAGATTTTAGATTGTGCTTCAGTGAATGATGTAGTAGTACAG ATTTCAGGAGAGTATAAAAGTGTACAGGAAGCTTTGTTTCTTGTcactggtagtttgagggataaATTTTTGCCCAGTGAGGTGTTCAAAGAAGCGAGAGCAAAGTCCCACTGTGTAAGAGTGAATGAGGACCCTCTGAGAAACAACCCTGTTCCCCACAACATAGGTTCTTCACCACCGAGGTTCCAG ACTGGGAGAAGAGGACAAACCACGGCGATTTCAGATCATGAAAGGGGCTTGACAACCTTTGGTGGGGATTATGAGCTTGGGAG TGGAAACAAACTTGCTACAGTGACAAATACAACGGTGGAGATTCGGATTTCTGAACATGTTTTTGGCTCTGTCTACGGTGAAGATGGGACCAATTTGGAGAGCATAATACAG ATTTCAGGTGCAAAAGTCACAGTGCATGATCCTCGTCCTGGTGAAAGAGAAGGGAGGGTCGTTATTTCAGGGACACCTGATAAAACCCTTGCAGCTCAGAGCTTGCTTCAAGCCTTCATCCAATCTGCAGGGAAAGCACCATATCATTAG
- the LOC132171056 gene encoding RNA-binding KH domain-containing protein RCF3-like isoform X1, with amino-acid sequence MEDSSNCSSLSDQRHDAVSSTQQQRKDSHKRDHPKRPATKLSPGQAAFRFLIHVSSTRRLLGNNGAGVSRIRRETGSRIHCEAAAPGSDHRIVLIVGSGLRAERKLSNAQEAMLRVFERVWESAVAENEIEVWWKMVAHRSQIGPVVGKGGKNIKRVRSESGAQVRIFPAPDWTVNDYEFIQITGVASAVKKALIDVSNCLQDCPPLDKCLTWLTRTLEGSSEGSSHVASPDPHAELSPPFSSPGNSGISALNGNRSIRADNGGDSSQDKKGRQQEEVVFRMLCTNHAASWVIGKKGAIVRALENESGASIMFAASLTESRERVATVSAREDLESACSPAQNAVVLLFARIIGGVAERGGLSEGRRVMAKLLVASDLVGCLGSNDDEILSEMREVTGADIWALEREQTLNCASVNDVVVQITGEYKSVQHALFQVTGCLRDGQVRAKKPHVRVTEDPLRNDLVPHNIGGLSSALRLQQITDGPLASKKEQDVSTYLQDCLSVGKAPTPFTRPLGSSSYGASPDPHAELFSHLSSPLLPLPGNSGNSSSNANTLSSLIHANGVVSGQDKKGTRQEVVFRMLCSGHAAGSVIGKKGTIVRALQNEAGASISFSSPLTESHERVVTISAWEVRHAINLESAYSPAQNAVVLVFRRIIEGVIGRGHLSGLSEGRPVTAKLLVSSDLVGCLSGNDGKELSGMREVTGADILILEEDQILDCASVNDVVVQISGEYKSVQEALFLVTGSLRDKFLPSEVFKEARAKSHCVRVNEDPLRNNPVPHNIGSSPPRFQTGRRGQTTAISDHERGLTTFGGDYELGSGNKLATVTNTTVEIRISEHVFGSVYGEDGTNLESIIQVQKSQCMILVLVKEKGGSLFQGHLIKPLQLRACFKPSSNLQGKHHIISLISFNHQVID; translated from the exons ATGGAAGATTCGAGTAATTGTTCATCGCTTTCAGACCAACGGCACGACGCCGTTTCATCAACGCAACAACAACGCAAGGATTCGCACAAGCGGGACCATCCAAAACGGCCAGCGACCAAGCTCTCACCGGGCCAGGCGGCCTTCCGATTCCTCATACACGTGTCGTCCACACGCCGCCTCCTCGGCAACAACGGCGCCGGCGTGTCGCGCATCCGGCGAGAGACCGGCTCCAGAATTCACTGCGAGGCGGCGGCGCCCGGATCCGATCACCGGATCGTCCTCATCGTCGGATCCGGGTTGAGAGCCGAGCGCAAGCTGTCAAACGCTCAGGAGGCGATGCTTAGGGTTTTCGAGAGGGTTTGGGAATCGGCGGTGGCGGAGAATGAGATTGAGGTGTGGTGGAAAATGGTGGCGCACAGGTCTCAGATTGGTCCGGTGGTGGGGAAAGGAGGTAAGAACATCAAAAGAGTGAGAAGCGAGAGCGGCGCTCAGGTCAGGATCTTTCCGGCGCCGGATTGGACGGTCAATGACTACGAGTTCATTCAG ATTACTGGTGTTGCTTCGGCTGTAAAAAAAGCACTGATTGATGTTTCTAACTGTCTCCAAGACTGTCCACCGTTAGACAAATGCTTAACCTGGTTGACCAGAACTCTTGAAGGCTCTTCCGAGGGCTCTTCCCACGTAGCCTCCCCTGATCCACATGCAGAGCTTTCCCCACCTTTTAGTTCGCCTGGAAACTCAGGAATTAGCGCTTTGAATGGCAATAGGTCGATTCGAGCTGACAATGGAGGAGATTCCAGCCAAGACAAAAAGGGTAGACAACAAGAAGAAGTTGTGTTCAGAATGCTGTGTACTAATCATGCAGCTAGTTGGGTGATTGGCAAAAAAGGGGCCATAGTCAGAGCTCTGGAGAATGAATCTGGTGCTTCTATAATGTTTGCAGCTTCTTTAACCGAGTCCAGGGAGCGTGTGGCCACTGTCTCTGCGCGGGAG GACCTTGAATCAGCCTGCTCTCCTGCACAAAACGCGGTAGTTCTTCTATTTGCAAGAATTATTGGGGGTGTTGCTGAGAGGGGAGGCTTGAGTGAGGGTAGGCGTGTAATGGCTAAGCTTCTAGTTGCATCGGACTTGGTTGGTTGTTTGGGTAGCAATGACGATGAGATACTTTCAGAAATGAGAGAAGTCACTGGTGCTGACATATGGGCATTGGAAAGGGAGCAGACTCTGAATTGTGCTTCAGTTAATGATGTAGTAGTACAG ATTACAGGAGAGTATAAAAGTGTACAGCATGCTCTGTTTCAAGTCACGGGTTGTCTGAGGGATGGTCAAGTGAGAGCAAAGAAGCCTCACGTAAGAGTGACTGAGGATCCTCTGAGAAATGATCTTGTTCCCCACAACATAGGTGGTCTCTCTTCAGCACTGAGGTTGCAGCAG ATTACCGATGGCCCTTTGGCTTCCAAGAAAGAACAGGATGTTTCTACTTATCTCCAAGATTGTCTATCAGTAGGCAAAGCCCCAACCCCTTTTACCAGACCTCTTGGAAGCTCTTCCTATGGAGCCTCTCCTGATCCACATGCAGAGCTTTTCTCACATCTTAGTTCGCCATTACTACCTTTGCCTGGAAATTCGGGAAATAGTTCTTCAAATGCCAATACGTTGTCATCACTGATACATGCTAATGGAGTAGTTTCGGGCCAAGACAAAAAGGGTACACGACAAGAAGTTGTGTTCAGAATGCTGTGTTCTGGTCATGCGGCTGGGTCTGTGATTGGCAAAAAAGGGACCATTGTCAGAGCGCTGCAGAATGAAGCTGGTGCTTCTATATCATTTTCATCTCCATTAACTGAGTCCCATGAACGGGTCGTCACCATCTCTGCATGGGAGGTTCGTCATGCTATT AACCTTGAATCAGCGTACTCTCCTGCACAAAATGCTGTAGTTCTTGTCTTCCGTAGAATTATCGAGGGTGTCATTGGAAGGGGACATCTATCAGGCTTGAGTGAGGGTAGACCTGTAACAGCCAAGCTTCTAGTTTCATCAGACTTGGTTGGTTGTTTGAGTGGCAATGACGGTAAGGAACTTTCAGGAATGAGAGAAGTCACTGGTGCTGACATACTGATATTGGAAGAAGACCAGATTTTAGATTGTGCTTCAGTGAATGATGTAGTAGTACAG ATTTCAGGAGAGTATAAAAGTGTACAGGAAGCTTTGTTTCTTGTcactggtagtttgagggataaATTTTTGCCCAGTGAGGTGTTCAAAGAAGCGAGAGCAAAGTCCCACTGTGTAAGAGTGAATGAGGACCCTCTGAGAAACAACCCTGTTCCCCACAACATAGGTTCTTCACCACCGAGGTTCCAG ACTGGGAGAAGAGGACAAACCACGGCGATTTCAGATCATGAAAGGGGCTTGACAACCTTTGGTGGGGATTATGAGCTTGGGAG TGGAAACAAACTTGCTACAGTGACAAATACAACGGTGGAGATTCGGATTTCTGAACATGTTTTTGGCTCTGTCTACGGTGAAGATGGGACCAATTTGGAGAGCATAATACAG GTGCAAAAGTCACAGTGCATGATCCTCGTCCTGGTGAAAGAGAAGGGAGGGTCGTTATTTCAGGGACACCTGATAAAACCCTTGCAGCTCAGAGCTTGCTTCAAGCCTTCATCCAATCTGCAGGGAAAGCACCATATCATTAGTCTCATCTCATTTAATCATCAAGTGATTGACTGA
- the LOC132171056 gene encoding RNA-binding KH domain-containing protein RCF3-like isoform X2 has protein sequence MEDSSNCSSLSDQRHDAVSSTQQQRKDSHKRDHPKRPATKLSPGQAAFRFLIHVSSTRRLLGNNGAGVSRIRRETGSRIHCEAAAPGSDHRIVLIVGSGLRAERKLSNAQEAMLRVFERVWESAVAENEIEVWWKMVAHRSQIGPVVGKGGKNIKRVRSESGAQVRIFPAPDWTVNDYEFIQITGVASAVKKALIDVSNCLQDCPPLDKCLTWLTRTLEGSSEGSSHVASPDPHAELSPPFSSPGNSGISALNGNRSIRADNGGDSSQDKKGRQQEEVVFRMLCTNHAASWVIGKKGAIVRALENESGASIMFAASLTESRERVATVSAREDLESACSPAQNAVVLLFARIIGGVAERGGLSEGRRVMAKLLVASDLVGCLGSNDDEILSEMREVTGADIWALEREQTLNCASVNDVVVQITGEYKSVQHALFQVTGCLRDGQVRAKKPHVRVTEDPLRNDLVPHNIGGLSSALRLQQITDGPLASKKEQDVSTYLQDCLSVGKAPTPFTRPLGSSSYGASPDPHAELFSHLSSPLLPLPGNSGNSSSNANTLSSLIHANGVVSGQDKKGTRQEVVFRMLCSGHAAGSVIGKKGTIVRALQNEAGASISFSSPLTESHERVVTISAWENLESAYSPAQNAVVLVFRRIIEGVIGRGHLSGLSEGRPVTAKLLVSSDLVGCLSGNDGKELSGMREVTGADILILEEDQILDCASVNDVVVQISGEYKSVQEALFLVTGSLRDKFLPSEVFKEARAKSHCVRVNEDPLRNNPVPHNIGSSPPRFQTGRRGQTTAISDHERGLTTFGGDYELGSGNKLATVTNTTVEIRISEHVFGSVYGEDGTNLESIIQVQKSQCMILVLVKEKGGSLFQGHLIKPLQLRACFKPSSNLQGKHHIISLISFNHQVID, from the exons ATGGAAGATTCGAGTAATTGTTCATCGCTTTCAGACCAACGGCACGACGCCGTTTCATCAACGCAACAACAACGCAAGGATTCGCACAAGCGGGACCATCCAAAACGGCCAGCGACCAAGCTCTCACCGGGCCAGGCGGCCTTCCGATTCCTCATACACGTGTCGTCCACACGCCGCCTCCTCGGCAACAACGGCGCCGGCGTGTCGCGCATCCGGCGAGAGACCGGCTCCAGAATTCACTGCGAGGCGGCGGCGCCCGGATCCGATCACCGGATCGTCCTCATCGTCGGATCCGGGTTGAGAGCCGAGCGCAAGCTGTCAAACGCTCAGGAGGCGATGCTTAGGGTTTTCGAGAGGGTTTGGGAATCGGCGGTGGCGGAGAATGAGATTGAGGTGTGGTGGAAAATGGTGGCGCACAGGTCTCAGATTGGTCCGGTGGTGGGGAAAGGAGGTAAGAACATCAAAAGAGTGAGAAGCGAGAGCGGCGCTCAGGTCAGGATCTTTCCGGCGCCGGATTGGACGGTCAATGACTACGAGTTCATTCAG ATTACTGGTGTTGCTTCGGCTGTAAAAAAAGCACTGATTGATGTTTCTAACTGTCTCCAAGACTGTCCACCGTTAGACAAATGCTTAACCTGGTTGACCAGAACTCTTGAAGGCTCTTCCGAGGGCTCTTCCCACGTAGCCTCCCCTGATCCACATGCAGAGCTTTCCCCACCTTTTAGTTCGCCTGGAAACTCAGGAATTAGCGCTTTGAATGGCAATAGGTCGATTCGAGCTGACAATGGAGGAGATTCCAGCCAAGACAAAAAGGGTAGACAACAAGAAGAAGTTGTGTTCAGAATGCTGTGTACTAATCATGCAGCTAGTTGGGTGATTGGCAAAAAAGGGGCCATAGTCAGAGCTCTGGAGAATGAATCTGGTGCTTCTATAATGTTTGCAGCTTCTTTAACCGAGTCCAGGGAGCGTGTGGCCACTGTCTCTGCGCGGGAG GACCTTGAATCAGCCTGCTCTCCTGCACAAAACGCGGTAGTTCTTCTATTTGCAAGAATTATTGGGGGTGTTGCTGAGAGGGGAGGCTTGAGTGAGGGTAGGCGTGTAATGGCTAAGCTTCTAGTTGCATCGGACTTGGTTGGTTGTTTGGGTAGCAATGACGATGAGATACTTTCAGAAATGAGAGAAGTCACTGGTGCTGACATATGGGCATTGGAAAGGGAGCAGACTCTGAATTGTGCTTCAGTTAATGATGTAGTAGTACAG ATTACAGGAGAGTATAAAAGTGTACAGCATGCTCTGTTTCAAGTCACGGGTTGTCTGAGGGATGGTCAAGTGAGAGCAAAGAAGCCTCACGTAAGAGTGACTGAGGATCCTCTGAGAAATGATCTTGTTCCCCACAACATAGGTGGTCTCTCTTCAGCACTGAGGTTGCAGCAG ATTACCGATGGCCCTTTGGCTTCCAAGAAAGAACAGGATGTTTCTACTTATCTCCAAGATTGTCTATCAGTAGGCAAAGCCCCAACCCCTTTTACCAGACCTCTTGGAAGCTCTTCCTATGGAGCCTCTCCTGATCCACATGCAGAGCTTTTCTCACATCTTAGTTCGCCATTACTACCTTTGCCTGGAAATTCGGGAAATAGTTCTTCAAATGCCAATACGTTGTCATCACTGATACATGCTAATGGAGTAGTTTCGGGCCAAGACAAAAAGGGTACACGACAAGAAGTTGTGTTCAGAATGCTGTGTTCTGGTCATGCGGCTGGGTCTGTGATTGGCAAAAAAGGGACCATTGTCAGAGCGCTGCAGAATGAAGCTGGTGCTTCTATATCATTTTCATCTCCATTAACTGAGTCCCATGAACGGGTCGTCACCATCTCTGCATGGGAG AACCTTGAATCAGCGTACTCTCCTGCACAAAATGCTGTAGTTCTTGTCTTCCGTAGAATTATCGAGGGTGTCATTGGAAGGGGACATCTATCAGGCTTGAGTGAGGGTAGACCTGTAACAGCCAAGCTTCTAGTTTCATCAGACTTGGTTGGTTGTTTGAGTGGCAATGACGGTAAGGAACTTTCAGGAATGAGAGAAGTCACTGGTGCTGACATACTGATATTGGAAGAAGACCAGATTTTAGATTGTGCTTCAGTGAATGATGTAGTAGTACAG ATTTCAGGAGAGTATAAAAGTGTACAGGAAGCTTTGTTTCTTGTcactggtagtttgagggataaATTTTTGCCCAGTGAGGTGTTCAAAGAAGCGAGAGCAAAGTCCCACTGTGTAAGAGTGAATGAGGACCCTCTGAGAAACAACCCTGTTCCCCACAACATAGGTTCTTCACCACCGAGGTTCCAG ACTGGGAGAAGAGGACAAACCACGGCGATTTCAGATCATGAAAGGGGCTTGACAACCTTTGGTGGGGATTATGAGCTTGGGAG TGGAAACAAACTTGCTACAGTGACAAATACAACGGTGGAGATTCGGATTTCTGAACATGTTTTTGGCTCTGTCTACGGTGAAGATGGGACCAATTTGGAGAGCATAATACAG GTGCAAAAGTCACAGTGCATGATCCTCGTCCTGGTGAAAGAGAAGGGAGGGTCGTTATTTCAGGGACACCTGATAAAACCCTTGCAGCTCAGAGCTTGCTTCAAGCCTTCATCCAATCTGCAGGGAAAGCACCATATCATTAGTCTCATCTCATTTAATCATCAAGTGATTGACTGA
- the LOC132171056 gene encoding RNA-binding KH domain-containing protein RCF3-like isoform X4 — translation MEDSSNCSSLSDQRHDAVSSTQQQRKDSHKRDHPKRPATKLSPGQAAFRFLIHVSSTRRLLGNNGAGVSRIRRETGSRIHCEAAAPGSDHRIVLIVGSGLRAERKLSNAQEAMLRVFERVWESAVAENEIEVWWKMVAHRSQIGPVVGKGGKNIKRVRSESGAQVRIFPAPDWTVNDYEFIQITGVASAVKKALIDVSNCLQDCPPLDKCLTWLTRTLEGSSEGSSHVASPDPHAELSPPFSSPGNSGISALNGNRSIRADNGGDSSQDKKGRQQEEVVFRMLCTNHAASWVIGKKGAIVRALENESGASIMFAASLTESRERVATVSAREDLESACSPAQNAVVLLFARIIGGVAERGGLSEGRRVMAKLLVASDLVGCLGSNDDEILSEMREVTGADIWALEREQTLNCASVNDVVVQITGEYKSVQHALFQVTGCLRDGQVRAKKPHVRVTEDPLRNDLVPHNIGGLSSALRLQQITDGPLASKKEQDVSTYLQDCLSVGKAPTPFTRPLGSSSYGASPDPHAELFSHLSSPLLPLPGNSGNSSSNANTLSSLIHANGVVSGQDKKGTRQEVVFRMLCSGHAAGSVIGKKGTIVRALQNEAGASISFSSPLTESHERVVTISAWEVRHAINLESAYSPAQNAVVLVFRRIIEGVIGRGHLSGLSEGRPVTAKLLVSSDLVGCLSGNDGKELSGMREVTGADILILEEDQILDCASVNDVVVQISGEYKSVQEALFLVTGSLRDKFLPSEVFKEARAKSHCVRVNEDPLRNNPVPHNIGSSPPRFQSLEVAIIADWEKRTNHGDFRS, via the exons ATGGAAGATTCGAGTAATTGTTCATCGCTTTCAGACCAACGGCACGACGCCGTTTCATCAACGCAACAACAACGCAAGGATTCGCACAAGCGGGACCATCCAAAACGGCCAGCGACCAAGCTCTCACCGGGCCAGGCGGCCTTCCGATTCCTCATACACGTGTCGTCCACACGCCGCCTCCTCGGCAACAACGGCGCCGGCGTGTCGCGCATCCGGCGAGAGACCGGCTCCAGAATTCACTGCGAGGCGGCGGCGCCCGGATCCGATCACCGGATCGTCCTCATCGTCGGATCCGGGTTGAGAGCCGAGCGCAAGCTGTCAAACGCTCAGGAGGCGATGCTTAGGGTTTTCGAGAGGGTTTGGGAATCGGCGGTGGCGGAGAATGAGATTGAGGTGTGGTGGAAAATGGTGGCGCACAGGTCTCAGATTGGTCCGGTGGTGGGGAAAGGAGGTAAGAACATCAAAAGAGTGAGAAGCGAGAGCGGCGCTCAGGTCAGGATCTTTCCGGCGCCGGATTGGACGGTCAATGACTACGAGTTCATTCAG ATTACTGGTGTTGCTTCGGCTGTAAAAAAAGCACTGATTGATGTTTCTAACTGTCTCCAAGACTGTCCACCGTTAGACAAATGCTTAACCTGGTTGACCAGAACTCTTGAAGGCTCTTCCGAGGGCTCTTCCCACGTAGCCTCCCCTGATCCACATGCAGAGCTTTCCCCACCTTTTAGTTCGCCTGGAAACTCAGGAATTAGCGCTTTGAATGGCAATAGGTCGATTCGAGCTGACAATGGAGGAGATTCCAGCCAAGACAAAAAGGGTAGACAACAAGAAGAAGTTGTGTTCAGAATGCTGTGTACTAATCATGCAGCTAGTTGGGTGATTGGCAAAAAAGGGGCCATAGTCAGAGCTCTGGAGAATGAATCTGGTGCTTCTATAATGTTTGCAGCTTCTTTAACCGAGTCCAGGGAGCGTGTGGCCACTGTCTCTGCGCGGGAG GACCTTGAATCAGCCTGCTCTCCTGCACAAAACGCGGTAGTTCTTCTATTTGCAAGAATTATTGGGGGTGTTGCTGAGAGGGGAGGCTTGAGTGAGGGTAGGCGTGTAATGGCTAAGCTTCTAGTTGCATCGGACTTGGTTGGTTGTTTGGGTAGCAATGACGATGAGATACTTTCAGAAATGAGAGAAGTCACTGGTGCTGACATATGGGCATTGGAAAGGGAGCAGACTCTGAATTGTGCTTCAGTTAATGATGTAGTAGTACAG ATTACAGGAGAGTATAAAAGTGTACAGCATGCTCTGTTTCAAGTCACGGGTTGTCTGAGGGATGGTCAAGTGAGAGCAAAGAAGCCTCACGTAAGAGTGACTGAGGATCCTCTGAGAAATGATCTTGTTCCCCACAACATAGGTGGTCTCTCTTCAGCACTGAGGTTGCAGCAG ATTACCGATGGCCCTTTGGCTTCCAAGAAAGAACAGGATGTTTCTACTTATCTCCAAGATTGTCTATCAGTAGGCAAAGCCCCAACCCCTTTTACCAGACCTCTTGGAAGCTCTTCCTATGGAGCCTCTCCTGATCCACATGCAGAGCTTTTCTCACATCTTAGTTCGCCATTACTACCTTTGCCTGGAAATTCGGGAAATAGTTCTTCAAATGCCAATACGTTGTCATCACTGATACATGCTAATGGAGTAGTTTCGGGCCAAGACAAAAAGGGTACACGACAAGAAGTTGTGTTCAGAATGCTGTGTTCTGGTCATGCGGCTGGGTCTGTGATTGGCAAAAAAGGGACCATTGTCAGAGCGCTGCAGAATGAAGCTGGTGCTTCTATATCATTTTCATCTCCATTAACTGAGTCCCATGAACGGGTCGTCACCATCTCTGCATGGGAGGTTCGTCATGCTATT AACCTTGAATCAGCGTACTCTCCTGCACAAAATGCTGTAGTTCTTGTCTTCCGTAGAATTATCGAGGGTGTCATTGGAAGGGGACATCTATCAGGCTTGAGTGAGGGTAGACCTGTAACAGCCAAGCTTCTAGTTTCATCAGACTTGGTTGGTTGTTTGAGTGGCAATGACGGTAAGGAACTTTCAGGAATGAGAGAAGTCACTGGTGCTGACATACTGATATTGGAAGAAGACCAGATTTTAGATTGTGCTTCAGTGAATGATGTAGTAGTACAG ATTTCAGGAGAGTATAAAAGTGTACAGGAAGCTTTGTTTCTTGTcactggtagtttgagggataaATTTTTGCCCAGTGAGGTGTTCAAAGAAGCGAGAGCAAAGTCCCACTGTGTAAGAGTGAATGAGGACCCTCTGAGAAACAACCCTGTTCCCCACAACATAGGTTCTTCACCACCGAGGTTCCAG AGTTTAGAGGTGGCTATAATTGCAGACTGGGAGAAGAGGACAAACCACGGCGATTTCAGATCATGA